The genomic window CCGCGAGCCACGCCGCTACGGCGTTGTACGCGAGCTTGCCATGGTTGACCACTGTGGCCCGATACAGATCCGACCCCACCACGGTGCCGTCCGAGTCGGTCACCATCTCGATGACGATGGCCAGTCGCTCCTGGCCCTCTCCGAGCGAGGTCAGATCCGTTGACAGCCGCTCCGGGAGCATGGGGAAGACCTGTGCGACCGTGTAGACGGACATCGCGTTGTGTTGCGCGCGCGCGTTAATCGCCGGGGTTCGTCCCACGAGGGCGTCCACGTCGGCAATCGCGACGAGGACTTTCATGCTCCCGTCGGCCAGGGGCTCGGCGACCGAGAGCTGATCGAGGTCGAGCGAGTCGTCGTTGTCAATGGACGCCCAAAGCAATCCACTCAGGTCGCGGACGGACGGAATCTGCGTCGCGGCAGGTCCGAGGATGGCCCCCAGCTCTGTGAGCACGCCGGCGCCGAAGTCCGGCAGGAAGCCGCGCTCGACCATCGCGCGCCGTGCAATGGTCTGGAGGTCGTGTCGACTTGAGGTTGTGGGTTCACTCATTTGACGCTTCATCGGGTCGCCAGAAGGAAGGCGGTTCATGGGACAAGTGCGGCAGGGCATTTCGGCCAAGCCCCGGCGCGAAGCACGGCCGCCTTCGGCGCGACTTGCGCCCGAGGCCCCATCATTGTCAACGCAGTAAACTCTAGTTCCAGGTTAGGCAGAAATATTATAGTAAACTACAAGTGACAGGTAGGGGTCTTCACTAAGCCTAGACCGCTAGGAAGTCGAAAAACCACATGAACTAAAGCGGCCGCGATGGCCTCACACATGCTATCCTGCCCGTCCTGGGCTCCAGGTCCTCCACCTAAGCGGGTTCGAGCCGCCTGACCGCTTGGGTCGATGCATTCAACGTGATGCGGTCGGTGACGGATTTGATCAAACTGGCCGGAATGGTGCTTTCCCGCGCAAAAAGATGCCCACGCCTAACCACGATCCACGTAATCTTATCCGAGACTGGGTCGATGCTGATTGATTCCACATCGCCAACACGCTGGCCCATGCTGTCGTAGACAGGCATCCCGGCGGCGATTTCGGGTTCTTCAGGATCCCGCACACTGTCCTTGTCCTGGACATAAGCCGGTGTGCCCGATACGGTCGGAGAGGTCTCCATGAAGGGAATGTTGGCTTCGGTCCAGCCACCCCCGCCAACCATAAAGAAGTCACGCTCGTCGAATCCCGCAGGCATCTCCCAGTGGTCTGGCATTGGACGGAGATGCTGCCCGTGGAAGAGCGGAAGGGTGTCGAGATCCGAGGCCCGCAGGGTGAGCTGAATCGTCTGGCTGGCATTGGCGATCTTGCCAATAGGCACGATCAGCTCACGGCTCTTCATCACCCCTTGATGCACGACGAGCCCGCCAACCTGTCGAGTGTCCGGGTGCAGGACTACATAGCGAACCGTTCCGACGGCCTTGCCCTCTGAGTCAACCACTCTGGTGCCAAAAGGAACGAGCATTTTCGCCCTCCTCCTCTGCCATAGTCTATCTACCAAATGCGGATCTTATCTGAAGGCCTCCTTCCCGCCTTCCTGGACCTCTACGATCGGTCCCACGCCCAAATCGACGACAAACCCCGGTAGATGCACCACGTTGTTCACAAGACGCGCTCCTTACACCATGAGCCGCCGCATGAGACCTCTCTTCGCGATCTCGACCAGCAGCAAGTAGGTGATGGTGACCGCGGCCAGAAACGCGAAAAACCCGCCTGGGAGCGGTACGAACCCCAACGGGCCGGCCAGCGGGGAGAACGGGAGCAGGATCCCGATGAGGACGACCAGGAGGGTCGTCGCGGCGAGCGCCGGGCTCGGCCGGCTCAGAAGCGGGTTGCCCGCCGTCCGGATGACGAAGATCACAAGGGTCTGAGTGGCCAGCGACTCCACGAACCAGCCTGTGTGAAATAGGGTGGGGGAGGCGTGGAACACGTTGAGGAGCACGTAGAACGTCAGGAAGTCGTAGACTGAGCTGATCGGGCCGATGACGAGCATGAAATCCCGGATCGTCGCGATGTTCCATTTCCGCGGCTTCTGCATAAAAGTCTCATCGACGTTGTCGGTGGGGATCGTGATCTGCGCAAAATCGTACAGGAAGTTGTTGAGTAGAATCTGGGTGGGCAGCATAGGAAGGAACGGCAGGACGACCGACGCGCCGGCCATGCTGAACATATTCCCGAAGTTCGAACTGGTCCCCATGAGGAGATACTTCATCACGTTGCCGAAAGCCTTTCGCCCTTCGAGGATCCCCTGGTGCAGGACTTGCAGGCTGCGTTCGAGCAGGATGATATCGGCGGCATCCTTTGCCACGTCAACGCCGCCAGCCACCGAGATGCCGACGTCGGCGGCGTGCAGGGAGGGGGCATCGTTGATGCCGTCGCCGAGAAAGCCCACGACGTGGCCTCGACGCTTGAGGGCGAGCAGGATCCGGTTCTTCTGGGCGGGGGACACCCGTGCGAAGATAGTGGTCCTCTCAGCGACCTGGCCCAGCGCCGGGTCGGTCATGCGGGCCACCTCCTCCCCGAGAACGATGCGACCCGGCTCCAACCCTACTTTTGTGCACAGATGTCGAGCAACAAGGTCGCTGTCTCCTGTCAGGATCTTCACCGTCACGCCGTCCCGTCGCATCGCGCTCAGCACCTCTACGGCGTCCTTGAGAGGCGGGTCGGTGAACGCGAGGAAGCCGGCGAGCACCAACTCCCGCTCGTCGGCTGTCCGGTAAGCCTCCTGCTGCGGGACGGCGCGGTAGGCGACCGCCAGCACGCGGAACCCGTCCTCACTTAGCTTCCGATACACCCCCTCGATCCTCGGCCGCGCGGCGGCATCGAAGGGGTGCTGCAGCCCATCTACCTCGTAGGCGATCGTCTGAACGAGCACCCCCTCGGGCGCGCCCTTGGTGATCAGGAGACGCTCGCCGTCTTTCTCAACCACCACCGACAGCCGCCGTCGCTCGAAATCGAACGGGACCTCGTCGAGCTTCCGATACATGTTGCGGTCCGCCCCGTCATGGTCGGGGCTCGCGGCGTCCATCGGGGGCCGGACGCCTCGCTTCAAGATGGCCTCGTCCAATGGGCTCCTGATCCCCGTTTCGTAGGCGCTGTTGAGAGAGGCAAGCAGCAAAACGCGATCACTAGATTGTCCCAGCGGATCCAGATGCTGGTCCAGTACCATCTCCCCACTAGTCAGCGTGCCGGTTTTGTCGCTGCAGAGGATATCGATGCTGCCGAAGTTCTGAATCGCCGATAAGTGCTTGACGATCACGTTCTGCCGTGCCATTCGTGTGGCGCCCTGCCCCAGCGTGACCGCCGTAATCATCGGCAGGTTCTCGGGCGTCAGGCCGACAGCAAGTGCGACTGCGAACAGAAACGATTCCAGTGCGTTGTGATGGAGCGCGGCCCCGGTGAAGAACACAAACAACACCAAGAAAAAGACTGTGCGCATGATGAACCACCCGAACTGCCGGGTGCCGCGGTCGAATTCGGTTTCGGGCGGCCGAGCCGAGAGGCGGGCCGCGATATCTCCAAATTCGGTGGCTCGACCGGTCGCCACCACGACCGCCCTGGCTGTTCCACTCGCGACCGACGTGCCGAGCCACACCATGTTGTGCGCGGCCGGACCGGATTCAGCGCGTGCGAGATCGGTGGCCTCTTTTTCGACCGGCATCGACTCGCCGGTCAGGGCTGCCTCCTGCACGTGGAGGTCCTGGGCATCGACCAAGCGGGCATCCGCTGGGACGAGGTCTCCAGCCGACAGGCGGATGATATCTCCCGGCACGACCTCGCGCCGTGGCACCTCCTGCCAGTGCCCGTCGCGAAGCGCGGTTGCCGTCGGCGCCACCTGCGCCCGGAGGCGCTCTACTGCACTCTCCGCGCGATAGGTTTGGATAAAGTTCAGTCCGACGTTGAGCAGCACGATGACGACGATGATCGAAGCGTTGACAATCTCGCCCAACGCGCCGGACACGAGGGCGGCAAGGAGGAGAATCAGCACTAGGGGGTTGGCAAATAGGGAAAGCACTTGGACAAAAAGGCTGATGTGTCTGGCAGGCGATGGGTCGTTTGGGCCAACCTCCGCCAGGCGCTTGCGGGCCTCCTGACTCGTCAGGCCTTGGGTAGACGTGCGTAGGTGGTCGAAGAGGCCCGAAAGAGGACCCTGTTGTATGTCGGTCTGGGCGGTGATCGAAGCAGGATTGCTCATCTTCGCTTCTAAGAGGGGCCTGTGCTCCTATTTCACCCGTGCCCGCTGACGGCGGGTCATATTTCTCGTCACTTCAGGGCTGCCTGGGCGCCTTTCACGCGGTTTCAGGTTCGCGAACCGTGAGAACGGGTACCTTGCTATGGCGGCTGACGTGGTCTGCGACGCTGCCGAATGCCACACGAGCCATTCCCGACCGGCCATGCGTCCCCATGACGATGAGGTTGGCACCGAGTTCCTGGGCAACCTGAAGGATTATCTCTCGGGGGGACCCTTCACGCACCATCGGTTGGATTCCTGGGAATGACTCGGTTATTCGAGACAACGCCTGCTCGGCATCGGCGCGAATCTGTTCCAGCAGTTCGGCCGGGACGAGCTGAGAGGGGCGGCCGAGGGTCGGGTCTCCGCCAATGTAGGCGAGAGCATCTAAGTCTACAACGTGGAGAACGACGAGCTCGGCGTGAAATGCGGTTTTGACGGCCACGGCCCAGTGGAGCGCCTTCGTTGCACCCGGTGAGAAATCTGTTGGGGCCAAGATCCGACTCAACGAGATGTTTCGTTCTCTCGTTGTGCCCTGGGACGCGCTCACTCAAATCCCTCCCCCGTGGGGCATCGTGCCGCTTGACGACTCGACCCTGGAGCCTATCGTTGAGGCGTATATCGAGCGCGTCCCAATCCGCTCGGTAGTTGATCAGCAACCGAAAGGAACAAGCCCACGGTGGTGTCCCCAGCACCTCCAAGTCAGCGCCCGTGCTGAGCGTACTAAAAGGGTCCCGCCACCCGGCCCGATTGGGCGGCGGGACGCCTCGGCTGGGCGATTACCGGGGTGGGGCGGACTCGCTGGCCTGCAGGGCGTCCAGCCGCCGCCCGATCTCCTCGCGCGAGGTCGCATACTTCTCCTGAATCTTGCCGATTAGGATATCGTAGTTCCCCTCGACCTGATTCAGATCGTCGTCGGTGAGCTTGCCCCATTCTTTCTTGATCTGCCCCCGGAACTGCCTCCGCTTGCCTTTCAATTCATCGCTGTTCACGGTTTCCGCCTCCTTTGCCCGCCGATGTGGACGGTGATGTGGCGACGCGCCGCCCAGTCACCACGTTTTACATAAGCCCCAATGGCGCAATGGCGGCACTTGTCGGCTTCGACGTTCGAGGCCCCAACTAGGAGATGCGCGTGCCTGGTAGCCACGCAGGCGGCTTGCGTGCGTGAGGATCCCCCAGCGATCATGATAATTCGCCATGACGAGGCGCCAGCTCAGGGTGCGAGGGTTTCGGCGTCCACCCACAGCTCCGCAGCCCGGATCAGCTTGTCGTTGCCTCGATCATAGTCTGCACGAAGTTTGGCGATACGCTGTTCGAATTTGGCCTTGTCGTCGGCCTTTGCCTTCGCGCGCTGCTCCTGGAGTGCCTTGATCTTGGCGTCTGTCTCGCGCTGCAGCCGCTCCCGCTTCGCCTTGACCCGTTCAGCGGCCGATTGAAGCTTCGCCCGTGTCTCGTCGATCCTGGCCTTCAGTTTGGCTTTGTCCTCTTCCCTGGCCTGGCGGTATTCTGTCTGAAGTTCCGCGAGTTCCGCCTTGTCCGCGTTCACTTCTTGTTGGATCTGCTCATGTTCGAAATCGGCCCGCCCCTGACGCAGCACCGTGCCACCGACCGCCTCCATCCGGGTGTCGAGGGGAGTGACCCAATCTTCCTCCACCTCGGCGACCACCGCGGTCTTGCCGAGCGTGAGTTCCCGGGAGACCTTGTCGAGGAAATCCCTGCCGACCCCGAGATTGAACAGGTCGCTCCAGCTGCCGATCAATGCACCGCCGGCGAGGCCGGCCGCAGCCCCGGCCGGACCACCGATCAAGCCGATCAACCCCCCCGTCAGGGCGCCGACTCCCGTGCCGAGCGGCCCTTTGTCCGCCGCTTCCTTCACGGCCAACTTTCCATCGGCGCCCTTGGTGACAACGGTCATGCCGTAGACCGCGACGCTGCCTTCCGCCTGAAGGTCCTTCATAACACGTGTGCCTTCATAGGCCTTTGCCTCCGTCGGGAAAATCGCCACCACGAATTTACTCATGCGAATCACCCCTCTGTTTTGAGTAAGACCTTATTTCTGCGCCTAGTTTATGCTGGCGAGAGGTCGGTTGTATTGGACAAAATGATCTTTGTTGTTTGAACGTTCTTGCTGTAGCCTCGTCTAACTACCATTTCAACCGCACGCCTTGGTTACCTTCGAGCGTGGCCAGTGGATCGGGATCTCAAATTAGAAATGGGCCAAGGATGCGCGTCACCCAGTTGCTGGATGAGTCGCGCGCGCCGAACGTCGGCACCGGCGCAAAAAGGTGCCGCGGGTGGGGAGGGCGCAAATATCCTTGTACGACCCCGTGCGAGACGCGATCGCCTGACGAGAGGAGGCGTGGTATGGCGCGATCCGTGAGAGGACAGGCGTCACGGTTCACCCGCCGGACACTCTTGACCGGTGGACTCGTCGCTGGCGGCTTGGGCGGCCTGGACGGTCTGCGTGCCTCTATGGAGCGTGCCGCGGGCGCCGCGAGCAGCGCGCCGCCCCGGCGAGGCGGGATGCTCTTTCTGGCCCAAGACGTGGACCCGATCAGCCTCGACCCGCATACGAACGCCAACATTTCGGCGCTTCAGGGGTACGAGCACGCTTACGAGGGCCTCACTACCTACGATGAAAAACTCAACGTCATGCCGGCCCTCGCCACCCGATGGGAGATAAGTTCTGATCAGAAGACGTACACGTTCCACCTGCGACCAGGCGTGAAGTTTCACAATGACCAGACGCTGACTGCACAGGATGTGAAGTACAGTATCGAGCGCGTCCTGGATCCTAAGACGGCGTCTCCCTTCCGGAACGTTTTCGTGGTGATCGACGGTGTGCGTGTCGTCGATCCCTTGACGGTGCAAGTCAGTCTAACCGAGCCCTATCCAGGCCTGCTCAGCGAGTTCGCAAGCCTGCGTGCGTCCGGGATTGTGCCGAGCGGCATCGCGGAGCGCGAAAATCTCAGTCTCAAGGCGGTCGGCACCGGTCCATTCAAGTTGCAGGAGTACGCTCAGCAAGACCACTTCACCTACGTCCGGCACGACCAATACTGGGGGGCGCCGCTGCCCTACCTCGACGGCATGACGTTCAAGATTCTGACAGAGGGGGATGCCCGACTCTCGGCGTTGAAGGCCGGACAGATCCAGTATGCCAATTTGAGCGCCGAGGCGGCGGTACAGGCAAAATCGATGCCGAGCGTTACCGTACTGCAGAGCCCGTTCGCCTGGGCCGCAGCGCACCGGCTCGATGTTGCCCAAAAACCGCTCAACGATGCGCGCGTGCGACGAGCGATCCGCATGGCGGTAGACACGAATGAAGTGATCCAGAAGGCCGTGTACGGCGCCGGGATCCCGAGCGGACCTTTGCCCACCGGATTTGGCGGCTGGCCGCTCGATCCGCAAACGCTCCCGTACCAGAAGCCGGACATCGAGGGTGCCCGCAAGCTCTTGGTGGCGGCGGGCTACCCGAACGGCGGAGTCACGTTTACGATCAAATGTTCTCCGCAGTACCCGGAATTCG from bacterium includes these protein-coding regions:
- a CDS encoding RNB domain-containing ribonuclease, giving the protein MSEPTTSSRHDLQTIARRAMVERGFLPDFGAGVLTELGAILGPAATQIPSVRDLSGLLWASIDNDDSLDLDQLSVAEPLADGSMKVLVAIADVDALVGRTPAINARAQHNAMSVYTVAQVFPMLPERLSTDLTSLGEGQERLAIVIEMVTDSDGTVVGSDLYRATVVNHGKLAYNAVAAWLA
- a CDS encoding PRC-barrel domain-containing protein, encoding MLVPFGTRVVDSEGKAVGTVRYVVLHPDTRQVGGLVVHQGVMKSRELIVPIGKIANASQTIQLTLRASDLDTLPLFHGQHLRPMPDHWEMPAGFDERDFFMVGGGGWTEANIPFMETSPTVSGTPAYVQDKDSVRDPEEPEIAAGMPVYDSMGQRVGDVESISIDPVSDKITWIVVRRGHLFARESTIPASLIKSVTDRITLNASTQAVRRLEPA
- the mgtA gene encoding magnesium-translocating P-type ATPase, giving the protein MSNPASITAQTDIQQGPLSGLFDHLRTSTQGLTSQEARKRLAEVGPNDPSPARHISLFVQVLSLFANPLVLILLLAALVSGALGEIVNASIIVVIVLLNVGLNFIQTYRAESAVERLRAQVAPTATALRDGHWQEVPRREVVPGDIIRLSAGDLVPADARLVDAQDLHVQEAALTGESMPVEKEATDLARAESGPAAHNMVWLGTSVASGTARAVVVATGRATEFGDIAARLSARPPETEFDRGTRQFGWFIMRTVFFLVLFVFFTGAALHHNALESFLFAVALAVGLTPENLPMITAVTLGQGATRMARQNVIVKHLSAIQNFGSIDILCSDKTGTLTSGEMVLDQHLDPLGQSSDRVLLLASLNSAYETGIRSPLDEAILKRGVRPPMDAASPDHDGADRNMYRKLDEVPFDFERRRLSVVVEKDGERLLITKGAPEGVLVQTIAYEVDGLQHPFDAAARPRIEGVYRKLSEDGFRVLAVAYRAVPQQEAYRTADERELVLAGFLAFTDPPLKDAVEVLSAMRRDGVTVKILTGDSDLVARHLCTKVGLEPGRIVLGEEVARMTDPALGQVAERTTIFARVSPAQKNRILLALKRRGHVVGFLGDGINDAPSLHAADVGISVAGGVDVAKDAADIILLERSLQVLHQGILEGRKAFGNVMKYLLMGTSSNFGNMFSMAGASVVLPFLPMLPTQILLNNFLYDFAQITIPTDNVDETFMQKPRKWNIATIRDFMLVIGPISSVYDFLTFYVLLNVFHASPTLFHTGWFVESLATQTLVIFVIRTAGNPLLSRPSPALAATTLLVVLIGILLPFSPLAGPLGFVPLPGGFFAFLAAVTITYLLLVEIAKRGLMRRLMV
- a CDS encoding universal stress protein encodes the protein MSASQGTTRERNISLSRILAPTDFSPGATKALHWAVAVKTAFHAELVVLHVVDLDALAYIGGDPTLGRPSQLVPAELLEQIRADAEQALSRITESFPGIQPMVREGSPREIILQVAQELGANLIVMGTHGRSGMARVAFGSVADHVSRHSKVPVLTVREPETA
- a CDS encoding CsbD family protein, with protein sequence MNSDELKGKRRQFRGQIKKEWGKLTDDDLNQVEGNYDILIGKIQEKYATSREEIGRRLDALQASESAPPR
- a CDS encoding DUF1269 domain-containing protein, which gives rise to MSKFVVAIFPTEAKAYEGTRVMKDLQAEGSVAVYGMTVVTKGADGKLAVKEAADKGPLGTGVGALTGGLIGLIGGPAGAAAGLAGGALIGSWSDLFNLGVGRDFLDKVSRELTLGKTAVVAEVEEDWVTPLDTRMEAVGGTVLRQGRADFEHEQIQQEVNADKAELAELQTEYRQAREEDKAKLKARIDETRAKLQSAAERVKAKRERLQRETDAKIKALQEQRAKAKADDKAKFEQRIAKLRADYDRGNDKLIRAAELWVDAETLAP
- a CDS encoding ABC transporter substrate-binding protein — encoded protein: MARSVRGQASRFTRRTLLTGGLVAGGLGGLDGLRASMERAAGAASSAPPRRGGMLFLAQDVDPISLDPHTNANISALQGYEHAYEGLTTYDEKLNVMPALATRWEISSDQKTYTFHLRPGVKFHNDQTLTAQDVKYSIERVLDPKTASPFRNVFVVIDGVRVVDPLTVQVSLTEPYPGLLSEFASLRASGIVPSGIAERENLSLKAVGTGPFKLQEYAQQDHFTYVRHDQYWGAPLPYLDGMTFKILTEGDARLSALKAGQIQYANLSAEAAVQAKSMPSVTVLQSPFAWAAAHRLDVAQKPLNDARVRRAIRMAVDTNEVIQKAVYGAGIPSGPLPTGFGGWPLDPQTLPYQKPDIEGARKLLVAAGYPNGGVTFTIKCSPQYPEFVAFSSVLQESVKKIGVTVNLERLEWGAFLKDLAQPFNFEAGATAWTFRSDPDGYLFPFFHSTGVFNAGPYRNPRVDRLLEEARHITVYAERRKAYQDIQRILLDDAAAWWYYVKINFEALSTRIQGYAQSFTGRRVFLKRAWIA